One window from the genome of Paraneptunicella aestuarii encodes:
- a CDS encoding flagellar protein MotY: MKKLVFGFLLFSFGASASVRHYSANVEDSVWSINVPNRLECTLTHDLPGYGKAIFSSVASKHLNMEFTLDMRRLPKDYRMAYVYSVPPSWMPGELQRPIADMNIRKQYDSDLPEQAAWTMLSELEKGYWPTIYYQDWYSRYDSVAVALNASNFALPYESFVNCVSNLLPFSFDDISYTVLSYEKNSINLTRGAKQKLNMIGEYLKEDTDLELVLLDGYTDSYGGRYSNEQLSIKRANEIKTFFEKMGVAAERIEVTGHGERRHISPNDNSLARAKNRRVVIRMQKS, encoded by the coding sequence ATGAAAAAGTTAGTATTTGGTTTCTTATTATTTTCCTTCGGCGCTAGTGCCAGCGTTCGCCACTATTCTGCGAATGTTGAAGATTCCGTATGGAGTATCAACGTTCCCAATCGCCTTGAGTGTACGCTTACCCATGATTTGCCCGGCTACGGTAAAGCCATCTTTTCCAGTGTTGCCAGCAAGCATTTGAACATGGAATTCACTCTGGATATGCGTCGCCTTCCGAAAGACTATCGCATGGCTTATGTCTATTCTGTGCCGCCAAGCTGGATGCCCGGCGAATTACAGCGTCCTATTGCCGATATGAATATTCGCAAGCAATATGATAGCGATTTGCCTGAACAGGCCGCATGGACCATGCTGTCTGAACTGGAAAAAGGTTATTGGCCGACCATTTATTATCAAGACTGGTACAGTCGTTATGACAGTGTTGCGGTTGCCTTGAATGCCAGTAATTTCGCTTTGCCTTATGAGAGCTTTGTCAATTGCGTTTCCAATTTATTGCCGTTCAGCTTTGATGACATTTCCTACACAGTGCTTTCTTACGAAAAGAACAGTATTAACCTTACTCGGGGAGCCAAGCAAAAGCTGAATATGATTGGCGAATATTTGAAGGAAGACACTGACTTGGAACTGGTATTACTGGATGGTTATACCGACAGCTACGGTGGTCGTTACAGCAATGAACAGTTATCCATAAAACGCGCCAACGAAATTAAAACCTTCTTTGAAAAAATGGGCGTTGCAGCTGAACGTATCGAAGTGACCGGACACGGTGAGCGTCGCCATATTTCACCGAACGACAATAGTCTGGCGAGAGCGAAAAACCGACGCGTTGTTATTCGGATGCAGAAGTCTTAA
- a CDS encoding Grx4 family monothiol glutaredoxin produces METLDKIKQQISENPILLYMKGSPKLPSCGFSSQAAQVMISCGEPFAYVDILQNPDIRAELPKYADWPTFPQLWVEGELIGGCDIIMEMFQQGELQPIIKEAAARAQQAAGDAE; encoded by the coding sequence ATGGAAACCCTTGATAAAATTAAACAGCAAATTTCCGAAAATCCCATTCTTTTGTACATGAAAGGGTCTCCCAAGCTGCCTAGCTGTGGTTTTTCTTCACAAGCTGCTCAGGTCATGATTTCCTGTGGTGAGCCATTTGCTTATGTCGACATTTTGCAGAACCCTGATATTCGTGCTGAATTGCCGAAATATGCTGATTGGCCGACTTTCCCGCAATTGTGGGTTGAAGGTGAGTTGATTGGTGGCTGTGACATTATTATGGAGATGTTCCAGCAAGGTGAGTTGCAGCCTATTATCAAAGAAGCCGCTGCCAGAGCTCAGCAAGCGGCTGGCGACGCAGAATAG
- a CDS encoding Fe-Mn family superoxide dismutase produces MAFELPPLPYEKNALEPHISAETLDFHHGKHHATYVAKLNGLVEGTDMENKSLEEIVKTSEGGVFNNAAQIWNHTFYWNSLSPNGGGEPTGALADAINAKWGSFEDFKAAFNDKAVNNFGSSWTWLIKTADGGLDIVNTSNAATPLTEDGVTPLMTVDLWEHAYYIDYRNLRPKYMEGFWALINWDFAAKNFG; encoded by the coding sequence ATGGCTTTTGAATTACCCCCACTCCCATACGAGAAAAATGCCCTAGAGCCGCACATTTCTGCTGAAACTCTTGATTTCCACCACGGCAAACACCACGCAACTTACGTTGCCAAGTTGAATGGCCTGGTTGAAGGCACTGATATGGAAAACAAATCTCTTGAAGAGATTGTTAAAACTTCAGAAGGCGGTGTATTTAACAATGCAGCTCAAATCTGGAACCACACTTTCTACTGGAACAGCCTGAGCCCAAATGGCGGCGGCGAACCAACTGGCGCATTAGCTGACGCTATCAATGCAAAATGGGGTTCTTTTGAAGACTTCAAAGCAGCGTTCAACGACAAAGCAGTAAACAACTTCGGCTCTAGCTGGACTTGGTTGATCAAAACTGCAGACGGCGGCCTGGATATCGTGAACACGAGCAATGCAGCAACACCGTTAACAGAAGACGGCGTTACTCCTTTGATGACTGTTGATTTGTGGGAACACGCTTACTACATCGACTACAGAAACTTGCGTCCTAAGTATATGGAAGGTTTCTGGGCTTTGATTAACTGGGATTTCGCAGCGAAAAACTTCGGTTAA
- a CDS encoding peroxiredoxin, translating to MSVLVGRPAPDFTAAAVKGNGEIVDSFTLSEEIKGKKAVIFFYPLDFTFVCPSELIAFDKRYEEFQKRGVEVIGVSIDSQFSHNAWRNTPVEKGGIGPVKYTLVADVKHEICQAYDVEHPEAGVAFRGSFLIDAAGNVRHQVVNDLPLGRNIDEMLRMVDALNFHEEHGEVCPAGWQEGKKGMNASPEGVAAYLSENSDQL from the coding sequence ATGAGTGTATTAGTTGGTCGTCCAGCTCCTGACTTTACTGCAGCCGCTGTTAAAGGTAATGGTGAAATCGTAGATAGCTTCACTTTGTCTGAAGAAATCAAAGGCAAAAAAGCAGTTATCTTCTTCTATCCTCTGGACTTTACCTTTGTTTGTCCTTCTGAATTGATCGCTTTCGACAAGCGTTATGAAGAGTTCCAAAAGCGTGGTGTTGAAGTAATTGGTGTTTCCATCGATTCTCAATTCTCTCACAACGCATGGCGTAACACTCCAGTAGAAAAAGGTGGTATCGGCCCTGTTAAGTACACTTTGGTTGCTGACGTTAAGCATGAAATTTGCCAAGCGTATGATGTTGAGCATCCAGAAGCTGGTGTTGCTTTCCGTGGTTCTTTCTTGATTGACGCTGCTGGTAACGTTCGCCATCAGGTTGTTAACGATCTACCTCTAGGCCGTAACATCGACGAAATGTTGCGCATGGTTGATGCGTTGAACTTCCACGAAGAACACGGTGAAGTTTGCCCAGCTGGCTGGCAAGAAGGTAAGAAAGGCATGAATGCAAGCCCGGAAGGTGTTGCTGCATACTTGTCTGAAAACTCAGATCAGCTATAA
- the rnt gene encoding ribonuclease T — MPEDKFQLCNRFRGYYPVVIDVETAGFNALQDALLEVAAVTLKMDENGQLHMDKTFHYHVLPFHGANLEQSALDFNGIDPYCALRGAISEQDAITDLCKHIRKGQKQANCQRSVIVAHNAAFDQSFINAAIDRVELKRSPFHPFVSFDTTSLAGLAFGQTVLAKACKAAGMDFDQKEAHSAIYDAQKTAQLFCTIVNKWHDGVGWPMS, encoded by the coding sequence ATGCCGGAAGATAAATTCCAGCTATGTAACCGTTTCCGTGGATATTACCCGGTGGTTATTGACGTAGAAACCGCAGGATTTAATGCATTGCAAGACGCTTTGTTGGAAGTGGCTGCAGTCACTCTCAAAATGGATGAGAACGGTCAGCTACACATGGACAAAACCTTTCATTACCATGTATTGCCTTTTCATGGTGCCAATCTGGAACAATCAGCTCTGGATTTTAATGGTATTGATCCTTACTGCGCACTACGTGGCGCTATTTCTGAACAGGATGCCATTACCGATCTTTGCAAACACATCCGTAAAGGACAGAAACAGGCAAACTGCCAACGCTCAGTGATAGTGGCGCACAACGCAGCCTTCGATCAAAGCTTTATCAATGCGGCGATTGATCGTGTTGAATTAAAGCGCAGCCCATTTCATCCTTTCGTGTCTTTCGACACAACCAGTCTGGCAGGATTAGCATTTGGTCAAACCGTTTTAGCCAAAGCCTGTAAGGCTGCAGGCATGGACTTTGATCAAAAAGAAGCGCATTCAGCCATTTACGATGCACAAAAAACAGCGCAACTATTCTGCACTATCGTTAATAAATGGCACGATGGTGTGGGTTGGCCGATGAGCTAA
- a CDS encoding (2Fe-2S)-binding protein yields MYVCLCNAITDRAIRKAVEEQGVGNIRDLRRSLGVANQCGKCAQVAQTIIDQTIVDSSLFKEVS; encoded by the coding sequence ATGTACGTTTGCCTTTGCAATGCCATCACCGACCGAGCTATCCGCAAAGCCGTGGAAGAACAAGGCGTGGGTAACATTCGCGATTTACGCCGTAGCCTTGGCGTTGCAAACCAATGTGGCAAGTGTGCTCAGGTTGCTCAAACCATTATCGACCAAACCATAGTCGATAGCTCATTGTTTAAAGAAGTATCCTGA